A region of Streptomyces sp. NBC_01267 DNA encodes the following proteins:
- a CDS encoding 2'-5' RNA ligase family protein: MGTVTLGVSLAVPEPYGSLLQEQRAGFGDSAAHGIPTHVTLLPPTEADSGSLPAIEAHLSSVAAANRAFPMRLYGTGTFRPLSPVVFVQVVTGGSACSWLQQQIRDASGPLVRELQFPYHPHVTVAHGISEEAMDQAYEALSTFEAMWTCGSFALYEQGADAVWRKLREYAFGGGGGVPGPAVYREAPASSLP, translated from the coding sequence GTGGGGACCGTAACGCTCGGCGTTTCGCTCGCGGTCCCGGAGCCGTACGGCAGCCTGCTCCAGGAGCAGCGCGCGGGCTTCGGGGACTCTGCCGCGCACGGCATCCCCACGCACGTCACCCTCCTCCCGCCCACCGAGGCCGATTCCGGTTCGCTGCCCGCGATCGAGGCGCACCTCTCCTCGGTCGCCGCCGCGAACCGGGCCTTTCCCATGCGGCTGTACGGGACGGGCACGTTCCGCCCGCTCTCGCCGGTCGTCTTCGTGCAGGTCGTGACGGGCGGATCGGCCTGCTCCTGGCTCCAGCAGCAGATCAGGGACGCGTCCGGGCCGCTGGTGCGCGAGCTCCAGTTCCCGTACCACCCGCATGTGACGGTCGCCCACGGCATCTCCGAAGAGGCGATGGACCAGGCGTACGAAGCGCTGTCGACGTTCGAGGCGATGTGGACCTGCGGATCCTTCGCCCTGTACGAGCAGGGGGCGGACGCGGTGTGGCGCAAGCTGCGGGAGTACGCGTTCGGAGGCGGCGGCGGTGTGCCCGGTCCCGCGGTGTACCGCGAGGCCCCGGCGTCGTCCCTGCCGTAA
- a CDS encoding decaprenylphospho-beta-D-erythro-pentofuranosid-2-ulose 2-reductase, which yields MKDAFGAPQSLLILGGTSEIALATARRLVARRTRTVWLAGRPSPALDAAAAHLRTLGAEVRTADFDALDPASHEVTLGKVFAEGDIDMVLLAFGILGDQASDESSPLSAVRVAQTNYTGAVSAGLICAKALQGQGHGSLVVLSSVAGERARRANFIYGSSKAGLDAFAQGLGDALYGTGVHVMIVRPGFVRSRMTAGLPEAPLATTPEAVATAIETGLRRRSETVWVPGTLRVVMSAMRHAPRPLFRRLPV from the coding sequence GTGAAAGACGCATTCGGTGCCCCGCAGTCCCTGCTGATCCTCGGCGGTACGTCCGAGATCGCGCTGGCCACGGCCCGCCGTCTGGTGGCCCGCCGGACCCGTACGGTCTGGCTGGCCGGGCGCCCGTCCCCCGCGCTCGACGCTGCCGCCGCCCACCTGCGCACGCTGGGCGCGGAGGTCCGTACCGCCGACTTCGACGCCCTGGACCCCGCCTCCCACGAGGTGACGCTGGGCAAGGTCTTCGCGGAGGGCGACATCGACATGGTGCTGCTGGCCTTCGGGATCCTCGGCGACCAGGCCAGCGACGAGAGCTCCCCGCTGTCGGCGGTCCGGGTCGCCCAGACCAACTACACCGGGGCGGTCTCAGCGGGCCTGATCTGCGCGAAGGCCCTCCAGGGCCAGGGCCACGGCTCCCTGGTGGTGCTCTCGTCGGTGGCGGGCGAACGCGCCCGGCGCGCCAACTTCATCTACGGGTCGAGCAAGGCCGGGCTGGACGCCTTCGCCCAGGGTCTGGGCGACGCGCTGTACGGGACGGGCGTGCACGTGATGATCGTCCGCCCCGGCTTCGTACGGTCGAGGATGACGGCGGGGCTGCCGGAGGCGCCGCTGGCCACCACACCCGAGGCGGTGGCGACGGCCATCGAGACGGGGCTGCGCCGCCGCTCCGAGACGGTCTGGGTACCGGGCACGCTGCGCGTCGTCATGTCCGCGATGCGCCACGCGCCGAGGCCGCTGTTCCGGCGGCTGCCGGTGTAG